In one Solanum lycopersicum chromosome 11, SLM_r2.1 genomic region, the following are encoded:
- the FKBP72 gene encoding peptidyl-prolyl cis-trans isomerase PASTICCINO1, producing MAVVADDDHEQQVKQPEKKKPESEDDKRRKKIVPGSLMKAIVRPGGGESKPAEGNQVIYHCTVRTLDGVTVESTRSEFGGKGTPIRHVVGKSKIILGLLEGIPTMLKGEVAMFKMKPEMHYGEKDCPVAAPDNFPKDSELHFEIELIEFSKVKVITDDLGVLKKVIEEGQSWETPREPYEVKAWISAKSADGKVILSWTKDEPYFFTFGKPEVPKGLELAIATMPRGEKAVIYVKSQYYTESTLMPVVEGVDEVHFEVELVHFIQVRDVLGDGRLIKRRIRDGRGEFPMDCPLQDSLLRVHYKGLLLNEEKTVFYDTRIDNNGQPLEFSSGEGLVPQGFEMSVRLMLPGEVSLVTCPPDYAYDKFERPANVPEGAYVQWEIELLDFNTPKDWTGFSFREIMDDVEKIKGTGNRLFKEEKFELAKAKYEKVLREFNHVHPQDDEEGKEFANTRNLLHLNVAACLLKLGEHKKSIETCNKVLDANPVHVKALYRRGMAYMASGDYEEARADFNKMMSIDKSSEASAKAALLKLKKEEQEVERRVRKQFKGLFDKRPGEIAEVGTNDGQDDEATSENVEKDDLDNLDDQEERTRQTTVPPPPPGILSQLRKLFASVGLNRCTIL from the exons ATGGCAGTAGTAGCTGATGATGATCATGAGCAACAAGTTAAGCAACCAGAAAAGAAAAAACCAGAGTCCGAGGATGATAAAAG AAGAAAAAAGATTGTTCCTGGAAGTTTGATGAAAGCTATTGTGAGGCCTGGTGGTGGTGAATCAAAACCTGCTGAGGGTAATCAG GTAATATATCATTGTACAGTTAGAACACTGGATGGAGTTACAGTTGAATCGACACGGTCAGAGTTTGGAG GCAAGGGTACCCCAATAAGGCATGTTGTTGGGAAAAGCAAGATCATTTTAGGATTGCTGGAGGGGATTCCAACAATGTTGAAGGGTGAAGTTGCAATG TTCAAAATGAAACCCGAAATGCACTATGGAGAGAAGGATTGTCCAGTTGCAGCTCCAGATAACTTTCCCAAGGATTCTGAGCTTCATTTTGAGATTGAGTTGATTGAATTCTCCAAAGTGAAG GTGATCACTGATGATTTGGGAGTCCTAAAGAAG GTTATAGAAGAAGGACAAAGCTGGGAAACACCACGGGAACCTTATGAAGTAAAAGCTTG GATTTCGGCGAAGTCAGCAGATGGCAAAGTGATTCTATCGTGGACCAAGGATGAACCATATTTCTTCACATTTGGTAAACCTGAG GTACCCAAAGGTCTTGAACTGGCGATAGCAACCATGCCACGTGGAGAGAAAGCAGTCATTTATGTTAAAAGCCAATATTATACAGAATCTACTTTAATGCCTGTGGTAGAAGGTGTTGACGAAGTCCATTTTGAGGTGGAACTTGTTCATTTTATTCAG GTGCGAGATGTGCTTGGAGACGGACGCCTCATAAAACGCCGAATACGTGATGGAAGAG GTGAATTTCCTATGGATTGCCCTCTGCAAGACAGTCTACTGCGTGTACACTACAAAGGTTTGCTTCTTAATGAAGAAAAGACGGTGTTCTATGATACAAGAATCGACAACAATGGTCAGCCTTTAGAGTTCAGCTCTGGAGAAGGGCTT GTTCCTCAAGGATTTGAAATGTCCGTTCGTTTGATGTTGCCTGGAGAGGTATCTCTTGTAACATGCCCGCCTGATTATGCCTATGACAAATTTGAAAG GCCAGCTAATGTTCCTGAAGGTGCTTATGTGCAATGGGAGATTGAGCTTCTCGACTTCAACACACCGAAG GACTGGACTGGTTTCAGTTTCAGAGAAATAATGGACGATGTAGAGAAGATCAAAGGCACG GGTAACAGGCTTTTCAAGGAAGAGAAATTTGAACTTGCCAAAGCAAAGTATGAGAAG GTACTTCGTGAGTTTAATCATGTTCATCCTCAGGATGACGAGGAAGGAAAGGAATTTGCAAACACCAGG AATTTGTTGCATCTCAATGTTGCTGCCTGCTTACTGAAATTGGGAGAGCATAAGAAGTCTATTGAGACGTGCAATAAG GTGTTAGATGCGAATCCGGTTCATGTGAAAGCTCTCTATCGACGTGGGATGGCTTACATGGCTTCTGGAGATTATGAAGAAGCAAGAGCTGATTTTAATAAG ATGATGAGCATCGACAAGTCATCTGAGGCGAGTGCAAAGGCAGCTCTTTTGAAACTTAAAAAGGAGGAACAG GAAGTCGAGAGGAGGGTTCGTAAGCAATTTAAGGGATTGTTTGACAAAAGACCTGGAGAAATCGCAGAAGTTGGGACTAATGATGGACAAGATGATGAGGCTACA
- the LOC101268057 gene encoding putative pentatricopeptide repeat-containing protein At1g09680 — MFTMTISRKALKKTLSPPLHHLSTTTPTTPPWFTPPPPPPHHHQDSSDPILKTLSEAIKNSPSKPLQVSLKPLLPSLKPHHIINLINLNPHSLPPSSLLSFFTWLSTSNPSRFCHTLHTYSSMTLFLYTHKMYPQGHSFINTIVSRKGKDSAFTVFQAFLKAKGTNFTSFVNVLNGLIDVYLDLGFVSDAIQCFRLIQKNKIKFPFQSCTKVLEYLMKLNSPMVAFDFYKELLEYGYPANVYFFNVLMSKLCKEGKMMEARSVFTEMWKRNLRPSVVSFNTLINGYCRLGDMDAGYRLKKEMEERGISPDVYTYSALINGLCKKFWMSDANELFSEMCVKSLVPNVVIFTTLINGHCKGGSVALAMDTYQQMLKQGVEPDLITYNTLVNGLCKSGDLGEATKLIHVMVEKGLKPDKITYTTVIDGCCKEGDLDGAFEIKKVMVDNKIELDDVAYTALITGLCRQGRTVDAERILTEMLNIGLKPDDPIYTVVIDGFCKKGDMKMGFKLLRQMRSNGHAPNVITYNVLLNGLCRQGQMRNAEMLLQAMLNLGLNPDDITYNILLEGHCKHGNPDEYDKLRGEMGLVHDYATYTSLVGSLSRTSKRQPKKSFM; from the coding sequence ATGTTCACAATGACCATCTCAAGAAAAGCACTAAAAAAAACCCTTTCTCCTCCCTTACACCACCTCTCCACCACCACCCCCACCACCCCTCCATGGttcaccccacccccacccccaccccaccaccATCAAGATTCATCAGACCCAATACTCAAAACCCTTTCAGAAGCCATAAAAAACTCTCCTTCTAAACCCCTTCAAGTTTCCCTCAAACCCCTCCTTCCATCTCTTAAACCCCATCACATAATCAATCTCATTAACCTTAATCCTCACTCTTTacctccttcttctcttctctcctTCTTCACATGGCTTTCAACTTCCAACCCTTCAAGATTTTGCCACACACTTCATACCTATTCCTCTATGACACTTTTTCTTTACACCCACAAAATGTATCCACAAGGTCACTCTTTTATCAACACTATTGTTTCAAGAAAAGGTAAAGACTCAGCCTTTACTGTTTTTCAAGCATTCTTGAAAGCTAAAGGTACAAACTTTACATCTTTTGTGAATGTTTTGAATGGACTTATAGATGTTTATTTGGATTTGGGGTTTGTTTCTGATGCTATTCAGTGCTTTAGGCTTattcaaaagaataaaattaagttTCCTTTTCAAAGTTGTACTAAggttcttgaatatttaatgaAGCTTAATTCACCAATGGTAGCTTTTGATTTTTATAAGGAGCTTTTGGAATATGGATATCCTGCAAATGtgtatttctttaatgttttgatGAGTAAGTTGTGTAAGGAAGGTAAAATGATGGAAGCTCGGTCGGTGTTTACTGAGATGTGGAAGAGGAATTTGAGACCTAGTGTTGTTAGTTTCAATACTTTGATTAATGGCTATTGTAGATTAGGTGATATGGATGCAGGGTATAGgttgaaaaaagaaatggaGGAAAGAGGAATTTCCCCTGATGTTTATACGTATAGTGCTTTAATCAACGGTCTTTGCAAGAAGTTTTGGATGAGTGATGCAAATGAGTTGTTTAGTGAGATGTGTGTTAAAAGTTTGGTTCCTAACGTTGTTATTTTCACGACTTTGATTAATGGCCATTGCAAGGGTGGTAGTGTTGCTTTGGCTATGGACACTTATCAGCAAATGCTGAAGCAAGGAGTGGAACCAGATTTAATCACATATAACACACTTGTCAATGGACTTTGTAAGAGTGGGGATTTAGGGGAAGCGACGAAGCTCATTCATGTGATGGTTGAAAAGGGCTTGAAGCCCGATAAGATCACATACACAACAGTTATTGATGGATGTTGTAAGGAGGGAGATTTAGATGGAGCATTTGAGATTAAAAAAGTGATGGTTGATAACAAAATTGAACTTGATGATGTAGCATATACAGCCCTTATTACAGGTTTGTGTCGTCAAGGGCGAACAGTTGATGCAGAGAGAATTTTAACTGAAATGTTGAATATCGGTTTAAAGCCTGATGACCCCATTTATACTGTGGTTATTGATGGTTTCTGTAAGAAGGGAGATATGAAGATGGGTTTTAAGTTGCTAAGGCAGATGCGAAGTAATGGACATGCACCTAATGTTATAACTTACAACGTGCTTTTGAATGGTCTATGCAGACAAGGACAGATGAGGAATGCTGAAATGCTATTACAAGCTATGCTTAATCTAGGTTTGAATCCGGATGACATTACCTATAACATTCTCTTGGAAGGGCATTGCAAGCATGGGAATCCTGATGAATATGATAAGCTACGTGGTGAAATGGGGCTTGTGCATGACTATGCTACTTATACTTCACTAGTTGGTAGCTTAAGTAGGACCTCAAAACGTCAGCCCAAGAAGTCTTTCATGTAA